Proteins from a genomic interval of Dama dama isolate Ldn47 chromosome 1, ASM3311817v1, whole genome shotgun sequence:
- the LOC133056303 gene encoding olfactory receptor 4C3-like: MEIPYNVTEFFKLGLSQNPEAQRVLFVAFLTTYGITACGNILIVITITFRPTLVSPVYFFLANLSFTDTCYSSSTAPRLIADSLQEGRAISYEGCMAQLSGAHVFEGAEIILLTVMAYDHYVAICKPLHYTAVMTRHLCALLVGLAWLGGFLHSLAQLLLALQLPFCRPHVINHFVCDLYPLLELACTDTSVIGLLVVANSGVICLLNFLLLAASYLIILHSLRSHSAEGRRRALSTCPAHFTAVALFFVPCMFTYMRPSSTLSIDKNMAVFQGILTPMLNPLITL, encoded by the coding sequence ATGGAAATACCATACAATGTCACAGAATTTTTCAAGCTGGGACTCTCACAGAACCCAGAAGCACAAAGAGTTCTCTTTGTGGCCTTTTTGACCACATATGGGATCACAGCTTGTGGCAATATTCTCATCGTGATCACCATCACCTTTAGGCCCACCCTGGTTTCCCCTGTGTATTTTTTCCTGGCCAACCTGTCCTTTACTGATACCTGTTATTCTTCTTCTACGGCCCCTAGACTCATAGCTGACTCCTTGCAGGAGGGGAGAGCCATCTCCTATGAGGGCTGCATGGCTCAGCTCTCTGGAGCTCATGTTTTTGAAGGTGCTGAGATCATCCTGCTCacagtgatggcctatgaccactacgtggccatctgtaagccccTGCACTACACGGCCGTCATGACCCGGCATCTCTGTGCCCTGCTGGTGGGGCTGGCTTGGCTGGGGGGCTTCCTGCATTCCCTGGCTCAGCTCCTGCTGGCCCTGCAGTTGCCCTTCTGCAGGCCTCACGTGATCAATCACTTTGTCTGTGACTTGTACCCCTTGCTGGAACTTGCCTGCACCGACACCTCTGTCATCGGCCTGCTGGTGGTGGCCAACAGCGGTGTGATCTGCCTGCTGAACTTCCTCCTGCTGGCTGCCTCCTACCTCATCATCCTGCACTCCTTGAGGTCCCACAGTGCAGAGGGGAGGCGCAGAGCCCTCTCCACCTGCCCGGCCCACTTCACAGCTGTTGCCTTGTTCTTCGTGCCCTGTATGTTTACCTACATGCGTCCATCATCTACTTTGTCTATAGACAAAAACATGGCAGTGTTTCAGGGTATCCTGACTCCTATGTTGAATCCGCTCATTACGCTCTGA